The following proteins are co-located in the Planctomycetia bacterium genome:
- a CDS encoding c-type cytochrome, giving the protein MYRVAFLLHFLLLSTVVYAQGLSPAESLQRMRPADGLKVQLVAAEPLIRQPVTMTFDSQGRLWVIQYLQYPAPAGLKPVEVDQYLRTRYDRVPEPPPHGPRGLDRVTILFDPDKKGRFQQAKEFVTGLNLASGLALGNEGAYVLQAPYLLFYPDRNKDDIPDGNPEVLLKGFGIEDAHAVGNSLIFGPDGWLYGAQGSTVTARIADPLTGKVFEFQQGIWRYHPRTRQFELFAEGGGNTWGLDFDRNGQLIAGTNWSNVAALHMVQGGYYVKGFSKHGPLHHPHAYGYFEHMPCEGFRGGHVTCGGIVYQGNLLPGRFKNMYLGCNLLDHNLFWYSFQRNGSTFSMKHEGTLLHGNDTWFRPIDLLTGPDGAVYVCDWHDKRANHVDPIDNWDKSNGRIYKLVSSQDSQTKPAIIDLTNASATELIALLNHPNSWQRSEARRLLIEKQDTEIRRQLKESLTSHYADFSLDTLWALYGCKGLDISLTAKLLSHPRGEVRCWVIRMITDHATPEGMQQWIPVLPTLATVAEIETSPLVLSQLASTLRRLVQSKTEKAVCISLLQSLLNNKHWNDDSLGPLLLWWAIEEILSQSILQFDCSLFGVQKDSTTPNTELKRFLLERISRRFMSAETQAGYLSQARLLEYCSSHAAPNSWLNSVLTGMETELSAKPLKNMPADLQRALKRLPADNAVLRIQLLAGEPSAIRWAHGKLIEENTNESEKALLLQCLIKQSRIAPVLDLQKLFSSAKTDPYRLVLLEAVALVPTADNIQFLIRQYTNCSSTVRRNIISLLISRPATSVSLCEAIEHQQISSKEIQLDQVQQMRRYQNVTVDRIITKYWGSVKPVTSGDKQARIRSIVHMLNQGQGTPDMGKALFTQHCATCHQLFGEGGKVGPDLTGADRSNREFLATHIIDPHLVIRPEYSAYTVVTTDGRTLTGLITEETTQEIKLLDAQANTIQLTRDRIDSLSASRQSLMPEGILDPLDDQQIRHLFAYLQQPNDKPAQELPNTAPMQAPPSFDFADKMVTGIDRMLDRLTQESISRRASLWKRDNDSLETLIKSVEPNRQRLKSILGVVEEKPEKSNTGFPKWPTISSLLGRNDYYQVLNVRWRAFGNVEAEGLLLLPTGKCVADVVVLPDADQTPEQLIGLVPGLPLHQQTARILAEQGCRVLIPVLIDRADTYSGIPGIRMTNQPHREWIYRQAYEVGRHIIGYEILKVQAGIDWFQSTSTASRPLGVIGYAEGGLIAFHTGAIDTRIKVTAVDGYFGVRENLWQEPIYRNVWRQLTEFGDAEIAQLFPPRQLLLGIQNPPKVNGPPAVRSGRSGAAPGKLETTQHKAEWKRLEPFRLKYSTAIQLDEQSGATIHSRFFQALTGQPFQVSKEQVITPTAALPDSSERMKRQVESLSNHIQELRRKSEPYRDKHFWAKLNPSSLDNYLASVAPFRQQFEHEVIGKIDLPLSANKARSRLINEQPGYVTYEVEMDVIAPDLIAYGWLLVPRNIKPGERRPVVVCQHGLEGRPADLADPKIDHPAYHRYACRLAERGFIVFAPQNPYLFNDRFRLLQRKANPLGLSLFSFIVAQHRQITEWLARLSMVDPDRIGFYGLSYGGKTAMRVPALVPRYCLSICSADFNEWIWKNISNDNRYTYMTTNEWEMVEWNLGHTFNYAEMAALIAPRPFMVERGHRDGVAPDEQVAYEYAKVRRHYADLKIPDRTAIEFFDGPHTIHGQGTFEFLHRHLKWPEPK; this is encoded by the coding sequence ATGTATCGTGTAGCCTTCCTGCTTCATTTTTTGCTTTTATCTACCGTTGTATATGCACAGGGGCTTTCACCTGCTGAATCCCTGCAGCGGATGAGGCCTGCTGATGGTTTGAAAGTTCAATTGGTTGCAGCAGAACCACTGATCAGGCAACCTGTCACGATGACGTTCGATTCGCAAGGCAGGCTCTGGGTAATTCAATATCTGCAGTACCCTGCTCCTGCTGGCTTAAAGCCAGTTGAAGTCGATCAGTATCTGAGAACCCGATATGACCGTGTTCCAGAACCACCGCCTCACGGCCCACGCGGACTAGATCGCGTTACTATTCTGTTTGATCCGGACAAAAAGGGACGCTTTCAGCAAGCCAAAGAATTCGTGACCGGACTCAATCTGGCAAGTGGATTAGCACTTGGCAACGAAGGTGCTTACGTACTCCAAGCGCCTTACCTGCTCTTTTATCCAGATCGAAACAAGGATGACATACCGGATGGTAATCCTGAAGTGCTGTTGAAAGGATTCGGTATCGAAGATGCTCATGCAGTAGGTAACTCTCTGATATTTGGTCCCGATGGCTGGCTGTACGGTGCGCAAGGCAGCACAGTTACTGCCCGTATTGCTGATCCATTAACAGGAAAAGTATTCGAATTCCAGCAAGGAATCTGGCGTTATCATCCGCGAACGCGACAGTTCGAACTGTTTGCTGAAGGTGGAGGCAACACCTGGGGCCTGGATTTTGACCGTAACGGTCAATTGATTGCGGGCACCAACTGGTCCAATGTCGCTGCGCTCCACATGGTTCAAGGTGGATACTATGTAAAAGGTTTCTCCAAACATGGTCCCTTGCATCATCCTCATGCGTATGGCTACTTCGAGCATATGCCCTGCGAGGGATTTCGTGGCGGACATGTAACCTGTGGCGGAATTGTCTATCAGGGGAATCTGCTGCCTGGCAGGTTCAAAAACATGTATCTGGGCTGCAATCTGCTCGATCACAATCTCTTTTGGTACAGCTTTCAGCGCAATGGCAGCACATTCAGTATGAAACATGAGGGAACGCTGCTTCACGGTAACGATACCTGGTTTCGACCCATAGATTTGCTCACAGGGCCTGATGGTGCGGTATACGTGTGCGATTGGCACGACAAGCGCGCCAACCATGTTGATCCTATTGATAACTGGGACAAATCTAACGGAAGAATCTACAAACTCGTGTCATCACAGGATTCGCAAACCAAACCTGCAATAATCGATCTAACCAATGCTTCTGCTACAGAACTCATTGCCTTGCTCAATCATCCAAATAGCTGGCAACGATCCGAAGCTCGGCGATTGTTAATTGAAAAACAAGACACTGAAATCAGAAGACAACTCAAGGAATCATTGACCAGCCATTACGCAGATTTTTCACTGGATACCTTATGGGCACTCTATGGTTGTAAGGGGCTTGACATATCACTGACAGCAAAACTCTTGTCTCATCCTCGAGGTGAAGTTCGCTGCTGGGTCATTCGCATGATAACTGATCATGCCACTCCAGAAGGTATGCAGCAGTGGATTCCCGTGTTACCCACCCTGGCAACTGTTGCCGAGATTGAAACTAGTCCCCTGGTATTGTCGCAACTTGCATCTACTCTCCGTCGTCTGGTGCAATCGAAAACGGAGAAGGCAGTATGTATTTCGCTGCTCCAATCATTATTGAATAATAAGCACTGGAACGATGATAGCCTTGGCCCACTGCTATTATGGTGGGCTATCGAAGAAATCCTTTCGCAATCGATCCTGCAATTTGATTGTAGTCTGTTCGGAGTTCAGAAAGACTCAACAACACCAAATACTGAACTGAAAAGGTTCCTTCTGGAACGTATCAGCCGTCGTTTTATGAGTGCTGAAACTCAGGCTGGTTACCTGAGTCAGGCCAGGTTGCTGGAGTATTGTTCATCGCATGCAGCCCCGAATAGCTGGTTAAACAGTGTTCTAACGGGTATGGAAACTGAACTGTCAGCTAAACCATTGAAGAATATGCCTGCAGATTTGCAACGTGCGCTTAAGCGATTGCCTGCCGATAATGCTGTACTTCGTATCCAACTGCTGGCTGGTGAACCTTCCGCAATACGATGGGCGCATGGAAAATTGATCGAAGAGAATACCAATGAAAGTGAAAAGGCTCTGCTACTGCAATGTTTGATCAAACAATCCCGCATTGCACCTGTGCTGGATTTGCAGAAACTTTTCTCATCCGCAAAAACGGACCCGTATCGGCTGGTGTTGCTGGAAGCTGTAGCCCTTGTGCCTACTGCAGATAACATTCAGTTTCTCATCAGGCAATACACCAACTGTTCATCAACAGTACGCAGGAATATCATCAGTCTGCTGATTTCAAGGCCTGCAACCTCAGTATCCTTGTGCGAAGCAATTGAACATCAGCAAATTTCCAGCAAGGAGATTCAACTCGATCAAGTTCAGCAGATGCGACGCTACCAGAATGTAACGGTAGATCGAATTATCACCAAATATTGGGGAAGCGTAAAACCTGTTACGAGTGGGGATAAGCAGGCTCGCATCCGCAGCATTGTGCACATGCTGAACCAGGGGCAGGGTACACCTGACATGGGAAAAGCATTGTTCACCCAGCATTGTGCAACCTGTCATCAACTTTTTGGCGAAGGGGGAAAAGTCGGACCTGATTTAACCGGCGCGGATCGATCGAATCGGGAATTCCTGGCAACCCACATTATTGATCCTCATCTGGTCATACGTCCAGAATACTCTGCGTACACTGTTGTCACGACCGATGGCCGAACTCTGACTGGGTTAATCACTGAAGAAACTACCCAGGAAATCAAACTGCTTGATGCCCAGGCAAATACGATTCAGCTTACTCGCGACCGTATTGATTCACTCTCAGCAAGTCGTCAGTCGCTTATGCCGGAGGGCATTCTCGATCCACTGGATGATCAGCAAATCCGTCACCTGTTTGCCTACCTGCAGCAACCTAACGATAAGCCTGCGCAGGAATTACCAAACACCGCACCCATGCAGGCACCTCCTTCCTTTGATTTTGCAGACAAGATGGTGACAGGCATCGATCGCATGCTGGATCGTTTGACACAGGAGTCTATTTCCAGACGAGCATCACTCTGGAAACGGGATAACGATTCCCTGGAAACGCTCATCAAATCAGTTGAACCCAACAGGCAAAGATTGAAAAGTATCCTGGGGGTTGTGGAAGAGAAACCCGAAAAATCGAATACAGGTTTTCCCAAGTGGCCCACCATTTCCTCGCTGCTGGGACGCAATGACTATTACCAGGTGTTAAACGTCCGCTGGCGTGCATTTGGCAATGTCGAGGCTGAAGGACTACTTTTGTTGCCTACCGGTAAGTGTGTCGCAGATGTCGTCGTATTGCCTGATGCAGATCAAACTCCGGAACAACTCATCGGGCTGGTTCCCGGTTTACCTCTTCACCAGCAGACTGCCCGCATACTGGCTGAACAAGGCTGCAGAGTGCTCATCCCTGTGTTAATTGATCGTGCTGATACTTACTCAGGCATACCGGGAATCCGTATGACCAATCAGCCCCACCGCGAGTGGATCTACAGGCAGGCATATGAAGTGGGCAGGCATATCATTGGATACGAAATCCTGAAAGTGCAAGCTGGGATTGATTGGTTCCAATCAACGTCGACCGCATCGCGACCCCTGGGTGTAATAGGTTACGCTGAAGGCGGGTTGATCGCATTTCATACAGGAGCTATCGATACACGCATCAAAGTAACTGCAGTCGATGGCTATTTTGGCGTACGGGAGAATCTCTGGCAGGAACCCATCTATCGCAATGTCTGGAGGCAACTGACAGAGTTTGGCGATGCTGAAATAGCTCAGCTATTTCCACCACGACAACTGCTCCTGGGCATTCAGAATCCCCCGAAGGTCAACGGACCACCTGCTGTGCGCAGTGGAAGAAGCGGAGCAGCCCCAGGTAAGCTGGAAACAACCCAGCACAAGGCGGAATGGAAACGCCTGGAACCGTTTCGATTGAAATATTCAACGGCTATACAGCTTGATGAACAATCGGGGGCAACAATACATTCTCGATTTTTCCAGGCTCTGACTGGTCAGCCATTTCAGGTCAGCAAGGAGCAGGTTATCACTCCGACAGCAGCATTACCTGATTCTTCTGAACGCATGAAACGACAGGTTGAAAGTCTATCCAATCATATACAGGAGCTGCGTCGCAAGAGTGAACCTTATCGTGACAAACATTTCTGGGCTAAATTGAATCCTTCCAGTCTGGACAACTACCTGGCTTCTGTTGCTCCATTTCGGCAACAATTCGAACATGAGGTGATCGGCAAGATTGATCTGCCACTCTCAGCGAACAAAGCTAGAAGTCGATTGATTAACGAACAGCCTGGCTATGTAACGTACGAAGTGGAAATGGATGTCATCGCCCCTGACCTCATAGCCTACGGCTGGCTGTTGGTGCCTCGAAACATCAAACCTGGCGAGCGAAGACCTGTTGTCGTTTGTCAACATGGATTGGAAGGAAGACCTGCTGATTTGGCTGATCCCAAAATTGATCACCCCGCCTATCATCGCTATGCATGCAGGCTGGCGGAAAGAGGGTTTATTGTTTTTGCACCACAGAACCCATACCTGTTTAATGATCGATTCCGCTTGCTGCAACGCAAAGCCAACCCACTGGGATTATCCCTGTTCTCCTTCATCGTTGCACAACATCGGCAGATCACCGAATGGCTCGCCAGATTAAGCATGGTCGATCCTGATCGCATTGGCTTTTATGGCCTTTCCTATGGCGGAAAAACAGCTATGCGGGTCCCTGCCCTGGTGCCTCGATACTGTCTTTCGATTTGCTCTGCTGATTTCAATGAATGGATCTGGAAGAATATTTCAAACGACAATCGCTACACGTATATGACTACCAACGAATGGGAGATGGTGGAGTGGAACTTGGGGCACACTTTTAACTACGCGGAAATGGCTGCGCTCATCGCACCTCGCCCATTTATGGTTGAACGTGGTCATCGGGATGGCGTGGCTCCCGATGAACAGGTGGCTTACGAGTATGCCAAAGTGCGAAGACATTACGCTGACCTGAAAATTCCAGATCGCACAGCCATTGAGTTTTTTGATGGGCCTCATACCATTCATGGCCAGGGAACTTTCGAGTTCCTGCATCGACATTTGAAATGGCCTGAACCGAAATGA
- a CDS encoding c-type cytochrome, whose amino-acid sequence MKSIIIWCLSVCCLVVLPANEHVSGGPRSVDPRLEVRLFAQQPDIVHPVALTFDHQNRLLVIESHTHFRPANYVGPKHDRIRVLEDTDGDGRADKFTTFFEGTSASMDIAVHPDGSVYLATRKEILRLRDTDGDGKADAQERVMFLETRGDYPHNGLSGLAFDPDGNLYFGMGENLGANYRLIGSDGVVHADGGEGGNIFWCTKDGKKLRRVATGFWNPFGIHVDSFGRILAIDNDPDSTPPCRLLHVVEGGDYGYQFRYGRSGKHPFQAWNGQLPGTLPMIAGTGEAPCEIIRYEHSALPAEYYGSYLVTSWADHRLERYDLKPQGASYSADQKIVVLGSGDFRPTGLAVAPDGSLFMGDWVKSDYTLHGKGAIWQVRPVKPLSYEQKSVNELQQLDLQKNRELVEAQKVRKKRQNGQSVSEYLNKLQSPYVILEAIPSLNRQDDLPVLLEFLTHSDPFMQQAARQHLAKTPELLDKIQQSKLNSTTRLAVLLAQQASNLSRFHKNLPDFLHDSDEEIQFQALKWISDKALKEYEPQVQQKMSQPSRTSRLSLALATTLSRLQGKEVTESQLADHLFEILKRPESSPDQKLQALRLIPPSHPPLSIAFLEQLINSSDNSMKHEIALTLCLHPSKDRNAVLKRIAKNTEYSSEVRAWASQGLLEQTTLTQTVENKNLPGDTDIDAWQKLIGSGGNHEAGWQVFYHPQKAGCFRCHSVNGRGSVSGPDLSTIGRMEPKRILESLLQPSATVAPHFQNWTLSMHDGRTLHGMLIRTYLDEYTYLDQQGKTFTVKTHDIAETKASSQSLMPQGLLRQLSTKDARDLFAFLISCK is encoded by the coding sequence ATGAAATCCATCATAATCTGGTGTTTGAGTGTTTGTTGCCTGGTTGTGTTGCCGGCAAATGAACATGTCAGCGGAGGCCCACGCTCCGTTGATCCGAGGCTGGAAGTCAGGTTATTTGCGCAGCAACCTGATATTGTGCATCCAGTAGCGCTGACCTTTGATCATCAAAACAGGTTGCTGGTAATTGAAAGCCATACCCATTTCAGACCGGCCAACTATGTCGGCCCAAAGCATGACCGGATTCGAGTTCTGGAAGACACCGATGGTGATGGGAGAGCCGACAAATTCACCACATTCTTCGAAGGTACCTCTGCGAGTATGGACATCGCGGTACATCCCGATGGTTCAGTATACCTCGCTACACGCAAAGAAATTCTCCGGTTGCGAGATACGGATGGCGATGGGAAGGCTGATGCTCAGGAACGTGTGATGTTTCTCGAAACACGAGGTGATTACCCTCATAACGGTCTGTCGGGATTGGCGTTCGATCCAGATGGAAACCTGTACTTTGGAATGGGAGAAAATCTTGGTGCGAACTATCGCTTGATCGGCAGCGATGGCGTCGTTCATGCTGACGGTGGTGAGGGCGGCAATATCTTCTGGTGCACTAAAGACGGGAAAAAACTCAGACGAGTTGCAACGGGCTTTTGGAATCCATTTGGCATTCATGTTGATTCGTTTGGCAGGATACTGGCTATCGATAATGACCCGGATTCGACGCCTCCCTGCCGATTATTGCATGTTGTTGAAGGTGGTGACTACGGCTATCAATTTCGCTACGGCAGATCGGGAAAACATCCGTTTCAGGCATGGAATGGACAACTGCCAGGCACATTGCCAATGATCGCAGGAACCGGTGAAGCACCCTGCGAGATTATTCGTTATGAGCATTCAGCGTTGCCTGCGGAATACTATGGTTCATATCTGGTGACCAGCTGGGCGGATCATCGTCTGGAACGATACGACCTCAAGCCTCAAGGAGCTTCATACTCAGCTGATCAGAAAATTGTTGTTCTGGGCAGCGGTGATTTTCGTCCTACCGGACTTGCAGTTGCACCCGATGGATCGCTATTCATGGGAGATTGGGTCAAATCTGACTATACCCTGCATGGCAAAGGTGCGATCTGGCAGGTTAGACCTGTAAAGCCCCTTAGTTATGAACAGAAATCAGTTAACGAATTACAGCAATTGGATTTGCAGAAAAATCGTGAGCTAGTTGAAGCCCAGAAAGTGAGAAAGAAACGGCAGAATGGGCAATCGGTTTCCGAATATCTCAACAAACTGCAATCACCGTATGTCATCCTGGAAGCGATACCCTCATTGAATCGGCAGGATGATTTACCTGTGTTGTTGGAATTCTTGACACACTCTGATCCATTTATGCAGCAGGCCGCCCGGCAACATTTAGCGAAGACTCCAGAACTGTTGGATAAAATTCAACAAAGCAAACTGAATTCAACAACCAGATTGGCGGTGCTGTTAGCACAACAAGCATCGAATCTCAGCCGCTTTCACAAGAACCTTCCTGATTTTCTGCACGATTCCGATGAGGAAATTCAGTTCCAAGCTTTGAAATGGATTTCAGATAAAGCACTGAAGGAATATGAACCACAGGTTCAGCAAAAGATGTCGCAGCCTTCACGAACCAGTCGCTTATCCTTGGCTTTGGCGACTACGCTCTCCAGGCTGCAGGGTAAGGAAGTGACTGAATCACAGCTTGCCGATCATCTGTTTGAAATCCTGAAACGTCCGGAATCATCGCCTGATCAAAAGCTGCAGGCTCTCAGGCTGATTCCACCTTCGCATCCACCCTTGTCTATCGCGTTTCTCGAACAACTCATTAATAGTTCTGACAACAGTATGAAGCACGAGATTGCCTTGACTCTCTGTCTGCATCCCAGCAAGGACAGAAATGCAGTGCTTAAAAGAATTGCTAAAAATACAGAATATTCATCCGAAGTCCGAGCTTGGGCATCACAGGGGTTACTCGAACAAACAACATTAACTCAAACAGTAGAAAACAAGAACCTGCCAGGCGATACTGATATCGATGCCTGGCAAAAGCTTATTGGTTCTGGTGGAAACCATGAAGCAGGCTGGCAAGTTTTTTACCATCCACAAAAGGCAGGCTGTTTCCGTTGTCATTCCGTCAATGGACGAGGCAGTGTATCTGGGCCAGATTTGTCAACCATTGGACGTATGGAACCAAAAAGAATTCTGGAATCATTGCTGCAACCCAGTGCCACCGTAGCGCCACATTTTCAAAACTGGACGCTGTCCATGCATGATGGCAGAACATTACACGGAATGCTCATCCGTACTTATCTGGATGAGTACACCTATCTGGATCAACAGGGAAAAACATTTACTGTTAAAACCCATGACATTGCAGAAACGAAGGCATCCAGTCAATCATTGATGCCTCAAGGGTTGTTGCGACAGTTATCAACCAAAGACGCACGCGACTTGTTTGCCTTTCTGATTTCCTGCAAATAG
- a CDS encoding DUF1501 domain-containing protein — protein sequence MLTGLGLAHPYLSRRTFLTACAGAIATSAGANSASRASAKSTILIWLSGGASHIDTWDMKPSAPAEYRGVFKPISTSAPEIQLCEHLPLLARQAHHLAIIKSLGHDGHGTGDHHAGYYYNLTGHPPDETFRQQGNNRKPYPTDWPFVGSVVAAKRPTHAQLPSLIALPQKPGFPEYTRPGQFSARLGYEYDPFYLLGKLEKPMDFVAPTLSLHGAISGDRLQDRKSLLSALDTASRTLESSVGYTRMQHKAFSLLTASPTKSAFDLSQESTSTLERYGKTLNGTSMLMARRLVEAGVPFVAVYWMEDLKLNDLCKSGGGWDTHGNNFGCLKDHLLPEFDRCFSALLADMHERGLLAQTLVQVNSEMGRQPRIGDQRSGGIYGGGRDHWTNCMSVLLAGGGVRGGQSYGQSDRVAAYPYEKKLTPSDIAHTVYHAMGIENLEWTDREGRPMQLLPDGKPLTELF from the coding sequence ATGCTCACGGGACTTGGTTTAGCTCATCCATACTTGTCACGCAGAACTTTTCTAACTGCCTGTGCTGGTGCAATCGCTACTAGTGCAGGTGCGAACAGTGCATCTCGTGCATCAGCCAAGTCGACTATCTTGATCTGGTTGAGTGGTGGAGCTTCGCACATTGATACCTGGGATATGAAGCCCTCTGCCCCGGCTGAATATCGAGGTGTGTTCAAGCCGATCTCGACAAGTGCCCCTGAGATTCAACTGTGTGAACATCTGCCTTTGCTGGCGAGGCAGGCCCATCATCTGGCAATCATCAAATCGCTGGGGCACGATGGACACGGTACCGGCGATCATCATGCAGGATACTATTACAATTTGACAGGTCATCCACCGGATGAGACATTCAGGCAGCAGGGCAATAATCGAAAACCGTATCCCACCGACTGGCCATTTGTTGGCTCAGTAGTTGCTGCAAAAAGGCCCACCCATGCACAACTTCCTTCACTCATAGCTTTACCGCAGAAACCGGGATTCCCTGAATACACTCGTCCAGGGCAATTCTCTGCACGCCTTGGCTATGAGTATGATCCCTTTTACCTGCTGGGCAAACTCGAAAAACCGATGGATTTTGTAGCTCCAACACTTTCGCTCCACGGAGCAATTAGCGGAGACAGATTGCAGGATCGCAAATCATTACTATCGGCACTCGATACTGCATCGCGGACACTTGAATCTTCTGTTGGCTATACGCGGATGCAGCACAAGGCATTTTCATTGCTGACTGCATCCCCAACCAAGAGTGCGTTTGATCTCTCGCAGGAATCAACTTCGACACTGGAACGTTATGGGAAGACACTCAACGGGACGAGCATGCTGATGGCCAGACGCCTGGTGGAAGCGGGTGTGCCTTTTGTTGCAGTTTACTGGATGGAAGATCTCAAACTGAATGACCTGTGTAAAAGTGGTGGTGGCTGGGATACGCATGGCAACAATTTCGGTTGCTTGAAGGATCATCTTCTGCCTGAATTTGATCGTTGCTTTAGCGCTCTGCTGGCCGACATGCATGAACGGGGTTTGCTCGCGCAAACACTTGTACAGGTAAACAGTGAAATGGGCAGGCAACCCCGCATTGGCGATCAACGTTCGGGAGGAATTTATGGTGGCGGACGGGATCACTGGACCAACTGCATGAGTGTTCTTCTGGCCGGTGGCGGCGTTCGGGGCGGGCAAAGTTATGGCCAGTCAGACAGAGTAGCTGCTTATCCGTACGAGAAGAAACTAACACCCAGCGATATTGCTCATACAGTCTATCATGCCATGGGCATAGAGAACCTTGAATGGACTGATCGGGAAGGTCGCCCGATGCAGTTGTTGCCTGACGGCAAACCGTTGACGGAACTATTCTAA
- a CDS encoding amidohydrolase family protein gives MMHWHSIGCVLLLICMEPVFGQASRTALSKETFAITNVNLISMTNDQIQPKTTILIREGRIAELGTNITIPDGTRIIIDGSGKFLIPGLADMHVHLYSDDVAPKSKAPDELGVIVANGVTTVRMMIGTPDHLQLRRSIQEGKVLGPQMWIASPQFTGRKDTNAKVVTTPLEAQNAVKECADAGYDFIKLTLFITPEVFEGISSEGARQGIRLVGHVDPRVGVVKSLAAGQHIEHLDNYLESILKDDAPMKESVSDRGVFRPKNWESIDYIDDKKIKILAKATADSRTWTCPTLTIFKKAFAQGQSLEEIRSRPDWLLQPQKHRDMYLAAHERYWKNPPSEARRKRWVEVRNQLVKEIAAAGGKIVAGSDTPEWFFGYGFTLHRELESLVNAGLTPYQALSAATCNAAEFLHAKTEWGTIEKGKRADLVLLSANPLDNIRNTTQIEGVSIGGNWLDKDKLKDMIQTASR, from the coding sequence ATGATGCATTGGCACTCCATTGGTTGTGTTTTGTTACTGATCTGCATGGAGCCTGTTTTTGGACAGGCTTCGCGCACTGCTTTGTCGAAAGAAACATTTGCTATTACCAATGTTAATCTGATCTCGATGACGAACGATCAGATCCAACCGAAAACAACAATACTGATTCGAGAAGGTAGAATTGCCGAGTTAGGAACAAATATCACCATACCGGATGGTACTCGCATTATTATTGATGGATCGGGAAAATTCCTGATTCCCGGTTTGGCAGATATGCACGTCCACCTCTACTCCGATGATGTTGCTCCCAAGAGCAAGGCGCCGGATGAACTGGGCGTGATCGTGGCAAACGGTGTAACTACAGTCAGAATGATGATCGGTACGCCCGATCATTTACAACTGCGTCGTTCGATTCAGGAAGGTAAAGTGCTTGGGCCGCAGATGTGGATTGCCAGTCCACAGTTCACAGGTCGTAAAGACACCAATGCGAAAGTAGTTACAACCCCCTTGGAAGCTCAGAACGCAGTCAAGGAATGTGCTGATGCAGGATACGATTTCATCAAATTAACATTGTTTATAACACCTGAAGTGTTTGAAGGTATTTCCAGTGAAGGTGCCAGGCAGGGGATTCGACTGGTCGGGCATGTTGATCCACGCGTAGGTGTGGTGAAGTCGCTGGCTGCTGGGCAACATATCGAGCATCTTGATAATTACCTTGAATCGATTCTGAAGGATGATGCGCCGATGAAAGAATCGGTATCTGATCGCGGCGTATTCCGTCCCAAAAACTGGGAGAGCATTGACTACATAGACGACAAGAAAATCAAAATACTGGCGAAAGCCACTGCAGATTCCCGTACCTGGACGTGTCCAACTTTGACGATATTCAAGAAAGCATTTGCTCAAGGACAATCGCTGGAGGAAATACGTTCACGACCCGATTGGCTGCTGCAGCCTCAGAAACATCGTGATATGTATCTAGCGGCTCATGAACGCTACTGGAAAAACCCACCCAGTGAAGCACGTCGTAAACGCTGGGTGGAAGTAAGAAACCAGCTAGTCAAAGAGATAGCAGCAGCTGGCGGAAAAATCGTTGCTGGTTCTGATACTCCTGAGTGGTTTTTTGGATATGGATTTACTCTTCATCGAGAATTGGAAAGTCTGGTGAATGCAGGTTTGACGCCATATCAGGCGTTGTCCGCAGCAACGTGCAATGCTGCTGAATTTCTCCATGCCAAAACGGAGTGGGGAACCATTGAAAAGGGCAAGCGTGCTGATCTGGTTCTTCTTTCTGCCAACCCGCTGGATAACATTCGAAACACTACGCAGATCGAGGGTGTTTCAATTGGTGGGAACTGGCTTGATAAAGACAAGCTGAAGGACATGATTCAAACCGCGTCTCGTTGA